In the genome of Ziziphus jujuba cultivar Dongzao chromosome 10, ASM3175591v1, the window TATTCTCTTTTGAATTTGTTGCAGACTTTGTTGTTGAGTTTTTGACACCATGTTCACAAAGATAAGCCGACAGATTCCTTAATTCCTATTATTTCGTTTTatcaattgaaattgaaagttGAATTTTATACACAATTAAACAAgctttttgtatttcttttggTCGTTTCCCTTTTTCCCTCAAATTGAAGTTATTCTCTCTCAAATAATTGCCTCACGGATATTGATGGACAACTTTTCTTCATAATCTGATTCTTATACGAGAAAAATCTATTAATGGTAAGAGCATctctaagaatttttttaaatgtatcattttttttttatttcaaaaagataatattaaaaaaaaccttaaataaactatttattttgactttttaatataaaaagttgATTCGATTCTGTAAATATAGAAagccaaaattattatttattttaatattatattaatttaattgaatataacatatttttctataccactattataatatttaagagttagaaatttatataaaagagaGGAGTTACAAGTAAAACAATAAATgcttatagaaaaaataaaaataaaaaaattaaatagaaaatttgttgaagagcattttcaaattttactagttattttaaaagataatctttattataaaaaatatactcattttactttaaaaattcCATTAAAGATGCTCTaagtaatgataattattaGGGATTTTAACTTCTTAAATACAAggttattatatggtatatataattagtggtaatcaaggttcaaaaaattgatatcgatagaaatatcgagagtttaaaatacaaaaatttatttggaaatatcgaaaaatatcaaatattgataaaaattataaaaaatgagggaaatttattttaaaaaatgtaaatttttattgaaactttagaattaacttatttaatccatcaattattaaattgattataaaacttactaaaatattgaatgaatgttatattcttcttagtgaattgatttataataagcattaatgaccatagataaattattattaataaaaatatgtcaaaaaatacatatatgataaaattatttatcaattagaatatataaaacaattattataattgcaTTGTAGTTCATTATGTCATCTTAATACTATATAGAACTTTtaaatggttgaaaatcatcagtttcttcctcattttgattttgagatgtgaaatgtaataagtaattataaaaagatgtatctctttgataattttgcatataattattaatataccaactatatggatcttgcattattgATTGACTATGTGTATAACTATTACtttctgatggttgagtttgagatggtacttatgagttgctacttgatgacatttcATAGATATCTATTAAATAAAGGTTATGAAAATAACTTTCAACCTTTATAGattcaaaattcatagaaatcgaatcttatttttgttgtgacatctccattatagatttatctttatgtatatagtttttttcAACAACATCGAATCCTTGACCTGCATATCTACTCCCATTATCTTTATCTTGTATCACATgtatgtaatattgttcaccagtaaacgatatattattttcttcttacaagaaaataaaaaataaaatctgttATAACCAATATATTTTGaacaattttcttcttcaaaaacataaaaaaagaaaaagaaaaaaaacttatgaattgttaggaatttttttttatttttcaaacaaacattattatttcacatgtatatatttcataatctatttatccacatttataaaatagatatttccGGCAATAAGATTTatcagatttaaaaatataattcacaatatttgtatttttgttttttggatattcaataaatatgacttattaatgttatttaatttaatttattatattttgcttatatcattaaatgtctaaaaatcaattaatggataaaaaacaaaaattatcaacaaagttaatttgataattttttttactaaatatcaataatatttatgaaatttttaaaaaaattttaaaaattatatggatatttttgaaatttcagtggaaattatagattttttaactaaatcatTAAAGATCTGATAtggatattttatgaaaattttggtgaaatttcaaaaattttaatggatattttaaaaattttatttattttcatttcgaatttaaattttattttgatcattttaaaaaataaaaatatcaaattttttttaaataaatataaaatattgtaaacaaaatataatttttctaaaaaatatttattaaaatttaataagaaatagtttttttttttaattttttggtttagaCAATTAAGGACTAACAGAAAAATATGAactaatttgactaattttaCGTATTTCCCTATTGAACTATTTTAATGAGTTCGGGCTTGCATTCTCAGACCCAAGCCCAGTACTCAAGATGGGCTGAAGCTTCAAAGCAAGGGTCCAGTCTAGCACgcccaaaatttcaatttggaaataggaaaataaaataaatactttttaaaacaaaattcgTCTTCCGTTAAATACCTtccaacatgaaaaaaaaaaaaaaaaaatttgggtttgCGTATTCTCTTGCGCTTACCCTTGAGAAGCCAATCCTTCCAATGCGGCTGCCACGTGTCGATACCAGAACCAGTACGCATAAATATCCTCCTAGTCTCTCTTAATATCTTGTCCAAACTTTTAGAAAATCTCTCTTACTCTCTCTCGCTGCAAGAGCGAGGTGGTCAAACGCTTTCATGCCCTCAACACCATGAGCGCCAGAGCTCTTCTCTACTCGTTTTCTCCCAAACCAAACATTCCTCCTGACATTTCGGCTTCCAGGAAAAGTTTCGGCTCGGAATCCAGACCTCAAAGTCCGTTTCGGATTCGGGTTCGGGTAAATGGTCAGGAACAGTACTGCGTTTTCCGTGTGACGGAGAGGAATTCGGTTAGGAGAAGAAGATGTGGGAAAGTGTGTGCGGATGTTAAGTCTGAGCGGTACGAGATTTCCGACTCGGTTCCGAAATCGGTGAAGTTTGAGGAGGCTCTTAACGACGTCGTTGGAAGCAATGAGGATTTGGAAAGTGTGGGTCCCTGGTGGGAAAAGTTTCCCAAAAGATGGATCATCGTGGTTTTGTGcttttcggcttttcttctcTGCAATATGGATAGAGTAAGCTTGCTTGCTTGTTACTGTTTGGTTtcaatattttcagtatttttcttttttctattttttgggtgcttatatgaaatatgaaaaaaaatgggaaaatattatatatcatatggTTGTGGTTGGCAGCCAAGAGAATCTGCCGAGTCAACGGTCCTTAggatttcaaatttaattttcagtTACAAACTTTTAACAGATACTCTTTGGCAGGTAAATATGAGCATTGCTATACTTCCCATGTCAGCGGAGTTCAATTGGAATCCCACCACTGTTGGATTGATTCAGTCGTCGTTTTTTTGTGGCTACCTCCTTACTCAGgtaatgtatatattatatagtttatttaatattttaatattttgacttcaagtttgacttttttccACTGTAGATGAAATTAAGTATGATATTAAGCACGTGACGTAGAATTTGACACAAAAGCATCTTACACTGTTTGTAATTTGTTTTGACTACGAACaggttttctttttggtttcctataataattaaaaaaaaaaaagtaataaaatttcCTACATTTTATTCTGATTTGAATCTGTGAGTGATGACAGATTGCTGGTGGGATATGGGCTGACACAGTGGGTGGTAAGATGGTCTTAGGATTTGGAGTCGTTTGGTGGTCCATTGCTACTGCTCTCACTCCTGTTGCTGCTAAACTTGGGTTGCCATTCCTACTTTTTGTTCGTGCTTTCATGGGTATCGGTGAGGTTAGTATTCAATATCTATAAGAAAGCTATTTCACTTGAAATCACTACTTTGGTTCCGACTGGttcttattttcaatttttactgcGTGCCCTTGTGTAAATTGAAGAATATGTCATGTTTGATATTTAGAAATTATTACCGTTAAAATTTGTCATTAATGGGGGGTCACATTGTCTTATTTTGTTCCAGGGTGTTGCTATGCCTGCaatgaataatattttgtcAAAATGGATACCTGTAGCAGAGAGAAGTAGATCGTTAGCTTTGGTGTACAGTGGGATGTACCTTGGATCAGTCACTGGTTTGGCTTTCTCACCATTTCTAATACATAAGTTTGGATGGCCATCAGTCTTTTACTCTTTTGGTTCACTGGGGACAGTTTGGTTCGCTATATGGCTAAACAAGGTGACTTTTTAATGCATTTATTTAACCATGTTGCTCCTTTTGTGTTCCTTTGCCATTGTAAATAAAAGGCCGTCTGTAGTTtagtttctttatttgtttgagTTATTAATTCATATCTGTAGGAAGAGAAATGTCTGATATGGATCAGATTCGTCTTTTGCTAATTTGTTATGTTCGGTGTTGTTGGATTTGTATACTCTAGGCACATAGTTCACCTATTGAGGATCCTCAGCTACGACCTGAGGAGAAAAAGCTAATTGCTACTAGTTGCGCTAGCAAGGAGCCTGTTAAAACAATTCCTTGGGGACGAATCTTGTCAAAAGCTCCTGTATGGGCCCTGATAGTGTCACATTTTTGTCACAATTGGGGGACATTTATTCTTCTTACATGGATGCCTACATACTATAATCAAGTAAGTCACTGTATAATA includes:
- the LOC107410845 gene encoding sodium-dependent phosphate transport protein 1, chloroplastic codes for the protein MSARALLYSFSPKPNIPPDISASRKSFGSESRPQSPFRIRVRVNGQEQYCVFRVTERNSVRRRRCGKVCADVKSERYEISDSVPKSVKFEEALNDVVGSNEDLESVGPWWEKFPKRWIIVVLCFSAFLLCNMDRVNMSIAILPMSAEFNWNPTTVGLIQSSFFCGYLLTQIAGGIWADTVGGKMVLGFGVVWWSIATALTPVAAKLGLPFLLFVRAFMGIGEGVAMPAMNNILSKWIPVAERSRSLALVYSGMYLGSVTGLAFSPFLIHKFGWPSVFYSFGSLGTVWFAIWLNKAHSSPIEDPQLRPEEKKLIATSCASKEPVKTIPWGRILSKAPVWALIVSHFCHNWGTFILLTWMPTYYNQVLKFNLTESGLLCVLPWLTMALSANAGGWIADTLVSKGVSVTRVRKIMQTIGFLGPAFFLTQLSHVNSPAMAVLCMACSQGTDAFSQSGLYSNHQDIAPRYAGVLLGLSNTAGVLAGVFGTAATGYILQHGSWDDVFKVSVGLYLTGTVVWNLFSTGEKILD